A window from Pseudobutyrivibrio ruminis HUN009 encodes these proteins:
- a CDS encoding LytR/AlgR family response regulator transcription factor: MRVAVIDDESIFRMQLKMMVEKLSASKEIPLEVEEFSSGPDFISVLSERRFDIVFMDIFMPDMDGIEAAKKLREMTERTFLIFMTASEGHYPDAFSLHAFDYVTKPFTIERIDQVLTEIIEHTPMDAAFIKLSAGPIDEKVYLKDIISVTTDGHYLEINKDDGTTSRVRLTSGEFLDLAGADKRFIMVNRGIIINMDFIHHLEGGDIYMDDKSIFPISARKVSEISQQIKDYQFSNR; encoded by the coding sequence ATGAGAGTTGCAGTAATAGATGACGAAAGTATATTTAGAATGCAATTGAAAATGATGGTAGAAAAACTTTCTGCGAGCAAGGAGATACCTCTAGAAGTTGAGGAATTCTCAAGCGGACCAGATTTTATCTCTGTTTTATCAGAAAGAAGATTCGACATTGTATTCATGGACATCTTCATGCCGGACATGGATGGCATAGAAGCAGCAAAAAAACTTAGAGAGATGACGGAGAGGACTTTCCTTATATTCATGACAGCGTCGGAAGGTCATTATCCAGATGCATTTTCACTACATGCATTTGACTACGTCACAAAACCATTTACAATAGAAAGAATAGATCAGGTTCTGACAGAGATAATTGAGCATACACCTATGGATGCAGCCTTTATTAAACTATCAGCTGGGCCGATAGATGAAAAGGTATATTTAAAGGATATTATCTCAGTAACAACAGATGGCCATTACCTGGAAATCAACAAGGATGATGGCACAACCAGCAGAGTCAGACTTACATCAGGCGAATTCTTGGATTTGGCTGGTGCAGACAAAAGATTCATCATGGTAAATCGCGGCATAATTATTAATATGGACTTTATTCATCACCTCGAGGGTGGCGATATTTACATGGATGATAAGAGTATATTCCCGATTTCAGCTCGTAAAGTATCGGAAATTTCTCAACAGATAAAGGATTATCAATTTAGTAATAGATAA